Proteins encoded together in one Rana temporaria chromosome 6, aRanTem1.1, whole genome shotgun sequence window:
- the LOC120943348 gene encoding piggyBac transposable element-derived protein 4-like, producing MAKRHMASAEIVVLTSDSASSEGDSNEHIQDRYHEESSDVFSDAESDPLHKKSKHGTTVKLQNHVEDMNANLSHVSQKTFRDDACDDGQSEPLFNWTVPNVTQPVLPPFTATWGCRVHADGVLPINYFQLFLDDEFFENCVQKINCYAEQYFLEQEKEKDGGLESSQWTPTDLSEVQTFWGLTLNLGIVQMPSFESFWSENPIYNTPIFMETMCHHRFLLLQKFLHYNDNTLALPPDHPEFDHLFKVRPFLDHLLKRFQEVYIPGQNLVVDGSLPSYKGRRVCREYFTEDEIFWKLHRLCESSTGYTYRFRVCINEVSDLVWSECFLDFGIVEEIVDDLVNPLYNQGYHLYMNQTYSNPALFRLLYTKGTLACGTIHRSNKGFPQELKVKKQKKGETTVLRCEELLAVKYKGSKDQCLLTTIHDESTLEVEENVTQPKCLLDHNYYMSEVERSGERLESFIGDFKDMVWYEKLVLYLVQLSMFNAYVVYRQKTTAEERLSFRKFQESIIRSLLGMEAEERLVGRHFPYPIPQTTNARPAGRCRVCARHGLHKDTCFYCPHCSLKPALCIGTCFEDYHTKETY from the coding sequence ATGGCAAAACGTCACATGGCTTCTGCCGAAATTGTAGTGCTGACCTCAGACTCCGCCTCTAGCGAAGGAGATTCTAATGAGCACATTCAAGATCGCTATCACGAGGAATCCTCCGATGTCTTCAGCGATGCAGAATCTGATCCCCTGCACAAAAAATCAAAACACGGAACCACAGTGAAGCTTCAAAACCACGTAGAAGATATGAATGCAAACCTTAGCCACGTTTctcaaaaaacatttagggaTGATGCATGCGATGATGGACAGTCAGAGCCTCTGTTCAATTGGACAGTGCCCAATGTGACCCAACCTGTGCTGCCTCCTTTCACAGCAACCTGGGGGTGTAGGGTTCATGCCGATGGTGTTTTACCCATTAACTATTTCCAGTTGTTCCTGGATGATGAGTTCTTTGAGAACTGCGTCCAAAAAATCAACTGTTATGCAGAGCAATATTTTTtagaacaagaaaaagaaaaggatggTGGTCTTGAATCCAGCCAGTGGACACCAACCGATCTCTCTGAGGTGCAAACGTTTTGGGGTCTCACTCTAAACTTGGGCATTGTCCAAATGCCAAGTTTTGAGTCCTTCTGGTCTGAAAACCCTATATATAACACGCCTATTTTCATGGAGACAATGTGTCATCATAGATTTTTGCTGTTGCAGAAGTTTTTGCATTACAATGATAATACGTTGGCTCTACCTCCAGACCATCCTGAATTTGACCATCTGTTTAAGGTGCGGCCTTTCCTTGACCATCTACTGAAGAGGTTTCAAGAGGTCTACATCCCAGGACAGAATCTAGTGGTGGATGGGTCTTTGCCCAGTTATAAAGGCCGTAGAGTCTGCAGGGAATATTTTACAGAGGATGAAATATTTTGGAAGCTACACAGACTTTGTGAAAGCTCGACCGGTTACACCTATCGATTTAGGGTGTGCATTAACGAGGTTTCTGACCTGGTTTGGTCTGAATGCTTTTTGGATTTTGGTATCGTTGAGGAAATTGTTGACGACCTTGTGAATCCTCTCTACAACCAAGGCTACCACTTGTACATGAACCAAACATACAGCAACCCTGCTTTGTTCAGATTGCTGTACACTAAGGGAACGTTGGCATGTGGAACAATCCATCGTTCTAACAAGGGGTTTCCACAAGAACTCAAGGTTAAAAAGCAGAAGAAAGGTGAAACCACCGTACTGCGCTGTGAAGAACTTCTTGCTGTAAAATACAAAGGAAGTAAAGATCAGTGTCTTCTGACAACGATACACGATGAAAGCACATTGGAGGTGGAAGAAAATGTCACCCAACCAAAGTGTCTCTTAGACCACAACTACTACATGTCGGAAGTGGAAAGGTCGGGGGAAAGGCTAGAATCATTTATTGGTGATTTTAAGGACATGGTGTGGTATGAAAAGTTGGTACTTTATTTGGTTCAGCTCTCCATGTTCAATGCCTATGTGGTGTATCGCCAAAAAACAACTGCTGAGGAGCGCCTATCCTTTCGAAAATTTCAGGAATCGATCATAAGAAGCCTTCTTGGGATGGAAGCAGAGGAAAGACTAGTTGGGAGGCACTTTCCTTATCCGATACCTCAAACCACAAATGCACGCCCGGCAGGGAGATGTCGGGTATGTGCTCGGCACGGATTGCATAAGGATACGTGTTTCTACTGCCCGCATTGCTCCTTGAAGCCAGCGCTTTGTATAGGAACCTGCTTCGAGGATTATCATACAAAAGAAACTTATTAG